A genomic region of Exiguobacterium oxidotolerans JCM 12280 contains the following coding sequences:
- the tuf gene encoding elongation factor Tu, with protein MGKEKFDRSKPHVNVGTIGHVDHGKTTLTAAISAVLAKSQGKAATKFDQIDGAPEERERGITIATAHIEYETEKRHYAHVDCPGHADYVKNMITGAAQMDGAILVVSATDGPMPQTREHILLSRQVGVPFIVVFMNKVDMVDDEELLELVEMEIRELLSEYDFPGDDLPVIQGSALGALNGEAKWEEKILELMTAVDEYIPEPTRDTEKDFMMPVEDVFSITGRGTVATGRVERGVLKVNDEIEIVGLHEETKKSVCTGVEMFRKLLDYAEAGDNIGALLRGVSRDDIERGQVLAKPNTITPHKTFKAQVYILSKEEGGRHTPFFGNYRPQFYFRTTDVTGMCQLPEGTEMVMPGDNIELTVELIAPIALEKETRFSIREGGRTVGAGSVTEIVE; from the coding sequence ATGGGTAAAGAAAAATTCGACCGTTCTAAACCGCACGTTAACGTTGGTACAATTGGCCACGTCGACCACGGTAAAACAACTTTGACAGCAGCTATCTCAGCTGTACTTGCAAAATCACAAGGTAAAGCTGCAACTAAGTTTGACCAAATCGATGGTGCTCCAGAAGAGCGCGAGCGCGGTATCACAATCGCAACAGCTCACATCGAGTACGAAACAGAAAAACGCCACTATGCACACGTTGACTGCCCAGGTCACGCTGACTATGTTAAAAACATGATCACTGGTGCTGCACAAATGGACGGCGCGATCCTCGTTGTTTCTGCAACTGATGGTCCAATGCCACAAACACGTGAGCACATCTTGCTTTCACGTCAAGTAGGTGTTCCTTTCATCGTCGTATTCATGAACAAAGTCGACATGGTTGACGACGAAGAGCTTCTTGAACTCGTTGAAATGGAAATCCGCGAACTTCTTTCTGAGTATGACTTCCCAGGCGATGACCTCCCAGTCATCCAAGGATCTGCTCTCGGCGCGCTTAACGGCGAAGCTAAATGGGAAGAAAAAATCTTGGAACTCATGACAGCTGTTGATGAGTACATCCCTGAGCCAACTCGCGACACTGAAAAAGACTTCATGATGCCAGTTGAGGATGTTTTCTCAATCACTGGTCGTGGTACAGTAGCTACTGGCCGCGTTGAGCGTGGAGTTCTTAAAGTCAACGACGAGATCGAAATCGTTGGTCTTCACGAAGAAACTAAAAAATCAGTATGTACTGGTGTAGAGATGTTCCGTAAGCTTCTTGACTATGCTGAAGCTGGCGACAACATCGGAGCTCTTCTTCGTGGTGTATCACGTGACGACATCGAGCGTGGACAAGTTCTCGCGAAACCAAACACAATCACACCGCACAAAACTTTCAAAGCGCAAGTTTATATCCTTTCAAAAGAAGAGGGTGGCCGTCACACGCCATTCTTCGGTAACTACCGTCCACAGTTCTACTTCCGTACAACTGACGTAACTGGTATGTGCCAACTTCCTGAAGGTACTGAAATGGTTATGCCTGGGGACAACATCGAATTGACTGTTGAACTCATCGCGCCAATCGCTCTTGAAAAAGAAACTCGTTTCTCAATCCGTGAAGGTGGCCGTACAGTAGGCGCTGGATCAGTTACAGAAATCGTTGAGTAA